A window of Sphingobacterium sp. SRCM116780 contains these coding sequences:
- the gltB gene encoding glutamate synthase large subunit, whose protein sequence is MIETGKNQEGLYDPNFEHDACGVGFVAHIKGIKSHAQVQDALTMLENMEHRGACGCDPESGDGAGIMIQLPHEFLWEECINLGIQLKEPGYYGTGMVFLPKETEMNKICRAVIEEAAAERDMKFLGFRDVPVSRAGIGPTALSAEPEIVQFFIDRPDGVRDTEEFERKLFVLRRLIIQKIKKHQEYPLPLYFASLSCKTIIYKGQLTTYQVGTYFKDLRDPRVISAFGLVHSRFSTNTFPSWSLAQPFRMLAHNGEINTLTGNLNWFYAGMRALSSPYFTEDEMEILLPVVDRGQSDSACLDNVAELLLHSGRSLAHVMLMLVPEAWDGNTQMDPLKRAFYEYHATLMEPWDGPAALCFTDGKSIGATLDRNGLRPLRYAITSDDRVIVASEAGALPIDESTIIKKGRQQAGKIFLVDMEQGKILSDEEVKGELVRQQPYGDWLDRYKIKLEELTEPRVTYTYLSKESVFRYQQTFGYSREDLETILTPMALTGYEPTGSMGSDVPLAILSDQPQHLSSYFKQFFAQVTNPPIDPIREKLVMSLATFIGNAGNILIEDKKFCHCVTLEHPILTSKELEKLRSIDTGVFQAKTLQTYFRADGQDGSLEAGLERLCRYADDAVRDGFEVLILSDRAIDSQHAPIPSILAVSAVHHHLIKTGNRGAVGLVVEAGDTWEVHHFACLLAFGATAINPYMALASIRTMKEQNTIETELTWPELSKNYVKAVNAGLLKIFSKMGISTLQSYHGAQIFEVLGIDKTVVDKYFCGAVSRIGGLNLDDIAQEVLTKHWVNFKESRTPKTLLPEGGIYQWKRRGEGHLWNPDTVHLLQQACRNDDYATYKRYAEKINNQKEQMFTLRGLLDFAKHRTAIPLSEVEPASEILKRFATGAMSFGSISHEAHSTLAIAMNRIGAKSNTGEGGEDELRYEPLPNGDSMRSAIKQVASARFGVTSNYLTQADEIQIKMAQGAKPGEGGQLPGPKVNEWIAKTRHSTPGVGLISPPPHHDIYSIEDLAQLIFDLKNANRAARINVKLVSKAGVGTIAAGVAKAHADVILIAGFDGGTGASPISSTKHAGLPWELGLAEAHQTLVKNKLRSRIVLQADGQVKTGRDIVVATLLGAEEWGVSTAALIAGGCIMMRKCHLNTCPVGVATQDPELRKLFTGKPEDIVNLFRFMAEEIRETMAELGFRTINEMVGKAQFLKKREDITHWKAAKIDFSGILYVEPNEQGQSLYNTEEQDHGMGMILDWGLLKQAKIALENKTPVFGTFVVKNTDRTIGTLLSNEISKIYGSEGLPDNTINYKFEGSAGQSFGAFSTKGLSFELEGEANDYVGKGLSGAQLAIYPKAESQLVPHENIIIGNVALFGATSGHLFINGQAGERFAVRNSGATAVVEGVGDHGCEYMTGGRALILGSTGRNFGAGMSGGIAWIYDTQGTFRDNCNTEMVDLDPLEQEDETAIIALLKRHILLTNSTIAQHILQHWSAEKSKFIKVFPKEYKHVLGKKLVEA, encoded by the coding sequence ATGATTGAAACTGGTAAAAACCAAGAGGGGCTCTACGATCCAAATTTTGAGCATGATGCTTGTGGAGTTGGTTTTGTAGCACATATAAAGGGAATAAAATCACACGCACAAGTGCAGGATGCTTTAACCATGTTAGAGAATATGGAACATCGTGGAGCATGTGGATGTGATCCAGAAAGCGGTGATGGCGCAGGTATTATGATCCAGTTGCCACACGAATTTTTATGGGAAGAATGTATTAATTTAGGTATACAGCTAAAAGAACCAGGTTACTATGGAACAGGAATGGTTTTCCTTCCAAAAGAAACTGAAATGAACAAAATATGCAGAGCTGTCATTGAAGAAGCTGCTGCAGAAAGAGACATGAAGTTCCTTGGGTTTCGGGACGTTCCAGTAAGTAGAGCTGGTATCGGACCAACGGCTTTGAGCGCTGAACCCGAAATTGTTCAATTCTTTATCGACAGACCAGACGGTGTACGTGATACCGAAGAATTTGAACGCAAACTATTCGTCCTAAGACGTCTGATCATCCAAAAGATCAAGAAACATCAAGAATATCCACTTCCACTTTATTTCGCTTCTTTATCTTGTAAAACAATTATTTACAAAGGTCAGTTGACAACTTATCAAGTAGGCACCTATTTTAAGGACCTGCGTGATCCTCGAGTTATCTCGGCTTTTGGTTTAGTACACTCTCGATTTTCAACCAATACATTTCCTTCTTGGTCATTAGCACAACCTTTCCGAATGTTGGCGCATAATGGCGAGATCAATACATTAACAGGTAACCTGAACTGGTTTTATGCCGGTATGCGCGCACTTTCATCACCTTATTTTACCGAAGATGAAATGGAGATCTTACTACCAGTAGTAGATCGCGGCCAATCTGACTCCGCTTGTTTAGATAACGTAGCAGAGCTATTATTACATAGCGGTAGAAGTTTAGCGCATGTCATGCTGATGCTTGTACCAGAAGCATGGGATGGCAACACACAAATGGATCCTTTAAAAAGAGCGTTTTACGAGTATCATGCTACATTAATGGAGCCTTGGGATGGTCCTGCAGCCTTATGTTTTACAGACGGTAAATCCATTGGTGCAACGTTAGATCGCAATGGATTACGTCCGTTACGCTATGCGATCACTTCCGATGACCGTGTTATTGTCGCTTCTGAAGCTGGAGCGCTTCCTATTGATGAATCAACCATTATTAAAAAGGGAAGACAACAAGCAGGGAAAATTTTCTTGGTCGATATGGAGCAAGGAAAAATATTATCTGACGAAGAAGTAAAAGGAGAATTAGTTCGCCAACAACCTTACGGAGATTGGTTAGATCGTTATAAAATTAAATTAGAAGAATTAACAGAACCTCGTGTTACCTATACCTATTTATCAAAAGAATCGGTATTTCGATATCAACAAACATTTGGTTATTCAAGAGAAGATCTGGAAACGATCTTGACACCAATGGCACTCACGGGTTATGAGCCAACAGGATCTATGGGTTCCGATGTACCTTTGGCCATCTTATCCGATCAACCGCAGCATTTATCAAGTTACTTCAAACAGTTTTTTGCACAAGTAACCAACCCACCAATTGATCCTATTCGAGAAAAACTGGTGATGAGTTTGGCTACTTTTATTGGTAATGCAGGAAACATCTTAATTGAAGACAAGAAATTCTGTCACTGTGTAACCCTTGAACATCCCATATTAACATCCAAAGAATTAGAGAAACTACGTTCTATTGATACAGGTGTTTTCCAAGCAAAAACTTTGCAAACCTACTTTAGGGCAGATGGTCAAGACGGATCTTTAGAAGCTGGATTAGAACGTTTATGTCGGTATGCTGATGATGCCGTGCGCGATGGTTTTGAAGTCTTGATTCTTTCAGATCGGGCAATTGACTCACAACATGCTCCTATTCCATCGATACTAGCAGTATCCGCTGTACATCACCATTTAATCAAAACGGGTAACCGTGGTGCTGTTGGACTTGTTGTCGAAGCAGGAGACACATGGGAAGTTCATCATTTTGCTTGCTTATTAGCATTTGGTGCAACAGCCATTAATCCTTATATGGCCTTAGCGAGTATCCGTACCATGAAAGAGCAAAATACGATCGAAACAGAACTCACTTGGCCTGAACTTTCAAAAAATTATGTAAAAGCCGTAAATGCTGGATTATTGAAAATATTCTCAAAAATGGGAATATCAACCTTACAGTCTTATCATGGGGCACAGATTTTTGAAGTTTTAGGCATTGACAAGACTGTTGTTGACAAGTATTTCTGTGGAGCGGTATCGCGAATAGGGGGATTAAACCTGGATGATATTGCGCAAGAAGTACTGACAAAACATTGGGTGAATTTCAAAGAAAGCCGTACACCAAAAACACTACTACCTGAAGGAGGAATATACCAATGGAAACGTCGTGGTGAAGGACATTTATGGAATCCTGATACCGTTCACTTGCTGCAACAAGCTTGTCGAAATGATGATTATGCCACTTACAAAAGATATGCAGAGAAAATAAACAACCAAAAGGAACAGATGTTCACATTGCGTGGTTTATTAGACTTTGCAAAACATAGAACTGCTATTCCGTTGAGTGAAGTAGAACCTGCCAGCGAAATATTAAAACGTTTTGCCACTGGAGCGATGTCTTTCGGTTCCATTTCCCATGAGGCACATAGCACATTAGCGATTGCCATGAATCGTATTGGAGCGAAATCCAATACAGGTGAAGGCGGAGAAGATGAATTACGTTATGAACCCCTACCAAATGGAGACTCCATGCGATCTGCCATTAAGCAAGTCGCATCCGCCCGTTTCGGTGTAACATCCAACTACTTGACTCAGGCTGATGAAATACAAATCAAGATGGCGCAGGGAGCAAAACCTGGAGAAGGAGGACAATTACCAGGTCCTAAAGTGAATGAATGGATTGCAAAAACACGTCACTCGACTCCAGGGGTAGGTTTGATTTCTCCCCCTCCCCATCATGACATCTATTCTATCGAAGATTTAGCACAATTAATCTTTGATTTGAAAAATGCGAACCGTGCAGCTCGTATCAATGTCAAATTAGTTTCCAAAGCTGGAGTGGGTACCATTGCCGCAGGTGTAGCAAAAGCGCATGCTGATGTCATATTAATTGCTGGATTTGATGGCGGAACAGGTGCATCACCTATTAGTTCAACAAAACATGCAGGTTTACCTTGGGAATTGGGATTAGCGGAAGCACATCAAACATTGGTTAAAAATAAATTAAGAAGCCGTATTGTATTACAAGCAGACGGACAAGTAAAAACAGGTCGTGATATTGTTGTTGCCACATTATTAGGCGCAGAAGAGTGGGGTGTTTCTACCGCTGCCCTTATCGCTGGTGGATGTATCATGATGCGTAAATGTCACTTGAATACATGTCCTGTAGGCGTAGCGACCCAAGATCCAGAATTACGTAAATTGTTTACAGGAAAGCCAGAAGATATCGTGAACTTATTCCGCTTTATGGCAGAAGAAATCCGAGAAACCATGGCCGAATTGGGTTTCAGAACCATTAATGAAATGGTTGGGAAAGCACAGTTCTTGAAAAAACGCGAAGACATCACGCATTGGAAAGCCGCTAAGATTGATTTTTCAGGCATCTTATATGTAGAACCCAACGAACAAGGTCAATCGTTGTACAACACAGAAGAGCAAGATCATGGCATGGGTATGATCCTGGACTGGGGATTATTGAAGCAAGCAAAGATTGCTTTAGAAAATAAGACTCCAGTATTTGGCACTTTCGTGGTTAAAAATACGGATCGTACGATTGGAACACTCTTGTCCAATGAGATTTCCAAGATATATGGGTCAGAAGGATTGCCAGATAATACGATCAATTATAAATTTGAAGGTTCTGCTGGGCAAAGTTTTGGTGCATTCTCAACCAAAGGATTATCCTTTGAATTAGAAGGAGAAGCAAATGACTATGTTGGAAAAGGCTTATCTGGAGCACAATTGGCTATTTATCCAAAAGCGGAAAGTCAATTAGTGCCACATGAAAACATCATTATCGGAAATGTTGCCTTATTTGGAGCGACATCCGGACATCTGTTCATCAATGGACAAGCAGGAGAGCGATTTGCTGTCCGTAACTCTGGAGCTACGGCAGTTGTAGAGGGTGTTGGTGATCATGGTTGTGAATATATGACTGGAGGACGTGCATTAATTTTAGGATCTACAGGACGTAATTTTGGAGCTGGTATGAGCGGTGGCATCGCATGGATCTACGACACACAGGGAACATTTAGAGACAACTGCAATACAGAAATGGTGGATTTAGATCCATTGGAACAAGAAGATGAAACGGCTATTATTGCTTTATTAAAACGACATATTTTATTAACCAACAGTACAATTGCGCAACACATCCTGCAACATTGGAGTGCTGAAAAAAGCAAATTTATTAAAGTATTCCCGAAAGAATACAAACATGTATTAGGTAAAAAATTAGTCGAAGCATAA
- a CDS encoding glutamate synthase subunit beta has product MGKITGFKEYNRELPQKEPVASRTQNYQEFNKGYSDSQLHTQAARCMDCGIPFCHSGCPLGNVIPEFNDAVYDGKWEEAYHILTSTNNFPEFTGRICPAPCESACVLGIHSSPITIEEIEKHIIEIAFNKGYVKPNKGYIKTDKKVAIVGSGPAGLAAAAQLNKAGHEVVVFERDDQVGGLLRYGIPDFKLDKKIIDRRIDIMKASGIVFKVNAEVGNNISTSELLAFDSVILATGSTVPWHLDIPGKDLNGIHFAMDFLKQQNKKVSAIDFTEQAILATGKHVVVIGDGDTGSDCIGTSNRQQAKSITQIARKPTPSKERLKNNPWPMDKITFETSSSQEEGCDRLWATETKAFISGEDGHVKAVQIIEVEYQVDDYGRRTLLGQSEPKEIPADLVLLAVGYQHTEHQLTAQLGVQVDARGNIIATDKAYQTSVNHVFTAGDCRKGQSLVVWAISEGRECARKVDEFLMGYSELESKEATHYYA; this is encoded by the coding sequence ATGGGTAAAATAACAGGATTTAAAGAATATAATCGCGAGCTTCCTCAAAAAGAACCGGTAGCAAGCAGAACACAAAATTATCAAGAGTTTAATAAAGGATATTCCGATAGTCAATTGCATACGCAAGCAGCAAGATGTATGGACTGTGGTATCCCATTTTGTCATTCGGGATGTCCACTTGGCAATGTAATTCCTGAATTTAACGATGCGGTATACGATGGCAAATGGGAAGAAGCCTATCATATCCTCACTTCAACCAACAACTTTCCCGAGTTTACAGGACGCATCTGTCCTGCACCTTGTGAGTCGGCATGTGTATTGGGTATCCATAGTTCTCCAATTACTATTGAAGAGATCGAAAAACATATTATTGAAATTGCTTTTAATAAAGGTTATGTAAAACCTAACAAAGGCTATATCAAAACAGATAAAAAAGTCGCTATTGTAGGCTCTGGCCCAGCAGGTTTAGCTGCCGCAGCACAATTGAATAAAGCTGGTCATGAGGTAGTCGTTTTTGAGCGAGATGATCAAGTCGGCGGTTTATTACGCTATGGTATTCCTGACTTCAAATTAGACAAGAAAATTATTGATCGTCGGATTGATATCATGAAAGCTTCTGGCATCGTGTTTAAGGTCAATGCGGAAGTTGGAAACAATATCTCAACTAGCGAGTTATTAGCCTTCGATTCCGTTATTTTAGCGACAGGATCAACAGTACCCTGGCATTTAGATATTCCTGGAAAAGATTTAAATGGTATTCACTTTGCGATGGATTTCTTGAAACAGCAAAATAAGAAAGTAAGTGCTATTGATTTCACAGAACAAGCGATCTTGGCAACAGGAAAACATGTTGTGGTCATTGGAGATGGAGACACCGGATCCGACTGTATTGGAACCTCCAATCGCCAACAAGCGAAAAGTATTACACAGATCGCACGGAAACCTACTCCATCCAAGGAAAGATTAAAAAATAATCCTTGGCCTATGGATAAAATAACGTTTGAGACCTCCTCTTCACAGGAAGAAGGTTGCGATCGTCTTTGGGCAACAGAAACGAAAGCATTTATCAGTGGTGAAGACGGACATGTTAAAGCTGTTCAGATCATCGAAGTCGAATATCAAGTTGATGATTATGGTAGAAGAACGCTTTTAGGGCAATCCGAGCCTAAGGAAATACCTGCAGATCTAGTTCTTTTGGCTGTAGGATATCAACATACCGAGCATCAATTAACAGCCCAGTTAGGTGTTCAAGTAGATGCTCGTGGCAATATCATTGCAACCGATAAAGCTTACCAAACTTCAGTCAACCACGTCTTTACAGCTGGTGATTGTAGAAAAGGTCAGTCTTTAGTTGTATGGGCAATCTCAGAAGGTCGCGAATGTGCCCGAAAAGTAGATGAATTTCTAATGGGATATTCAGAACTCGAAAGCAAAGAAGCAACTCATTATTACGCTTAA